One window of the Capnocytophaga haemolytica genome contains the following:
- the surE gene encoding 5'/3'-nucleotidase SurE, giving the protein MQKPLILITNDDGITAPGIRCLIAIMRELGEVVVVAPGSPQSGKGHAVTLDTTIYCDPVQSPLEGVREYACSGTPADCVKIAKHEVLEGRLPDLCVSGINHGSNASINVIYSGTMSAAIEAGTEGIPAIGFSLLDDSWEADFTQARDFIKTIAEKVLTEGLPKGVVLNVNIPALKREAIKGIRVCRSARGRWIERFDKRTSPQGRVYYWMTGEFINNDLAEDTDIWALDHGYISVVPVGFDLTVHEAIDTLNTWQL; this is encoded by the coding sequence ATTAATAACCAACGACGACGGCATCACTGCCCCAGGCATTCGCTGCTTAATAGCGATAATGCGTGAGCTGGGCGAGGTAGTTGTAGTAGCCCCCGGCTCGCCTCAAAGCGGCAAAGGGCACGCCGTAACGCTGGATACGACCATCTACTGCGACCCTGTGCAGAGCCCATTGGAAGGCGTGCGGGAGTACGCTTGCAGCGGTACCCCTGCCGACTGCGTGAAGATCGCCAAACACGAGGTGCTCGAAGGGCGGTTGCCCGACCTTTGTGTGAGCGGCATCAACCACGGCTCGAATGCCTCCATCAATGTGATTTACTCAGGCACAATGAGTGCCGCTATTGAGGCTGGTACGGAAGGAATCCCTGCCATAGGCTTTTCGCTCTTGGACGACAGCTGGGAGGCGGACTTCACGCAAGCGCGCGATTTCATTAAGACCATAGCTGAGAAGGTGCTCACCGAAGGATTGCCCAAAGGGGTGGTGCTCAACGTGAATATCCCCGCCTTAAAGCGGGAGGCTATCAAAGGCATACGCGTGTGCCGCTCAGCCCGCGGACGTTGGATAGAGCGGTTTGACAAGCGCACCTCACCACAAGGGCGCGTTTACTATTGGATGACGGGCGAGTTCATCAATAACGACCTTGCAGAAGATACAGACATTTGGGCACTCGACCACGGCTATATTTCGGTGGTACCCGTAGGCTTTGACCTTACGGTACACGAGGCTATTGATACACTTAACACTTGGCAATTATGA